The DNA window GTTCGCCTGATTAGTATTGTGCGTCATTGGAGTTTGCCAAAAAGAGTCGAGAGATACCTGGCTTTTGATTGTGGTGAGCACTACTTTCCACCACGTATCTGCCGACTCGATGCTGCGGAGATAGCTCTGCTCGAATCGCAAGTCTGGGAGCGGCGGGAGGTTGTAATGCTTCTTCGGAGGTCGCAGGACGCTGTATGGGATATCGtggtcatcgtcgtcgagatGACTGCGCTTCACCTCATGAATGTCTACCAGCTCTGACTTGTCGGCCGCAGTGGACGGCGCAATGTCCTGTCGAGGATCGGGATGCCTTCTGATATGGCTGGCTTGGATGGTGCTGGCGACCTCGGTGGGGAGGGATGAGTCCATTGCGAAGAGAGAGGATAGCCCTGCTCCAGGCCCCAATGTCGACACGAAAAGGTTCTCAAGCCTTGCTTCAATTTCCGGACACCAATTCTCGTTCTGCTCGTGATTCGTAGCGTGCGCTCCGAAAGTGTCGCTATAAGCTATTCCCGAGGCTCGTCCCGTCCTGGGATCATTCAACTCACTGACGGAGTTTTGCCGGGCGGTGAGTTATGGGGGCGAAACTGTGCTGACCGCATGAGTCTTACAGCAATTCTGTGACGTCGAGCGCTTACCTAATGCGCTTCTGTGACCTCAGTGGTTGTCGGGCCGCTCGTTTTAGGCGGACAGCGTGCTGGATTTTGGCCTTTTAGCTGCCTGGAGGGGGACCCGTAgcgccagcccagccatTGGGGTAGTAGGGTAAAACTACCACAACCCAAACTTGCATCTCGCATCCAACAAAAACCAACCGCTGCTCTCCCTCGACCAGCCAGTGTCACGCTCGCACGCGCCGGCGCCTCTCGATCCTTGGACCTGTCAAAGCGGcgggataaaaaaaaaaaaagaaaatttccATATTTTTCTCCAAGCGCctctcttttcaatctccttcACCATGAGCGAACCTCAAAGCGgcgaggcggagaagaacGTGAGTCTTTCCCCTCtaggacaaaaaaaaaactaagaGCAAAAATACTCGAAAAATATTTTTGGCTCCCCTGATTTGCCCCTCCATGGCTTCGTGCCCCGCGCTGGCCATCGGAAAACGCCAAATATGCAACAGCGACATCtaacaatttttttttatatgtATAGATCGAGATCTGGAAGATCAAGAAGTTAGTCAAGCGCCTCGAGGCCGCCCGAGGAAATGGAACCTCTATGATTTCTCTCGTCATCCGTACGTTTCGCCCGCTGCAGACCGCTTTCGCATTAGCTCGATCGAGAGTTGCTAACTATGACACAGCTCCCAAGGATCAGGTGTCGCGTATCGCTAAGATGTTGGCTGAAGAATACGTATGGAATATACCTCACTGATTGTTCAGATCTATAACACTTTTGAATTCTTTGCTGACAACCCCCGCAGGGCACAGCCTCCAACATCAAGTCTCGTGTCAACCGACAGTCCGTCTTGTCCGCCATCACATCGACCCAGCAGCGTCTCAAGCTGTACAACAAGGTCCCTCCGAACGGCCTGGTCGTGTACTGCGGTGAAATCTTGACCTCGGAAGGAAAGGAGCGAAAGGTCAACATTGACTTTGAGCCATTCAAGCCCATCAACACTTCGCTGTATCTCTGCGACAACAAGTTCCACACCGAAGCCCTCGCTGAGCTGCTCGAGTCCGACCAGAAATTCggcttcatcatcatggacGGTAACGGTGCACTGTTCGGCACGCTTAGTGGCAACACTCGTGAAATTGTGCACAAGTTCTCCGTCGATCTCCCCAAGAAGCACGGCCGTGGTGGTCAGTCCGCTCTGCGTTTCGCTCGTCTTCGTGAGGAAAAGCGTCACAACTACGTCCGCAAGGTTGCTGAGTTGGCTGTGCAAAACTTCATTACTGCTGACAAGGTCAACGTCGCTGGTATTATTCTCGCTGGTTCTGCCGATTTCAAGAATGACCTCAACGCCTCCGACATGTTCGACAACCGTCTGGCCGTCAAGGTTATCAAGGTTGTTGACGTCTCCTACGGTGGTGAAAACGGCTTCAACCAGGCCATTGAGCTGTCCGCTGAAACTCTCGGAAACGTCAAATTCatccaggagaagaagctcattgGCAAATACTTTGAGGAAATTAGCCAGGATACCGGCAAGGTCTGCTATGGTATCGATGATACTttgaaggcgctggagcttggTGCTGTTGAAactctcatcatctttgagAACCTCGAAATTACCCGCTCAGTTCTCAAGGATAGCGAGGGAACTGAGGTTATTCTGCACACCACCAAGCAGCAGGAGACTGGCAACCGAGAGAAGTTCCTGGACAAGACCACTGGCCAAGAGATGGATGTTGTTTCACAGGAGTCATTCCTTGAATGGATTGCTGAGCACTACAAGGATTTCGGTACCAACCTGGAGTTTGTGTCCGACCGATCAACTGAGGGCAATCAGTTTGTCAAGGGATTCGGTGGTATTGGCGGTATCTTGCGTTACAAGGTCAACTTTGAACAGTTGGCAGAcctcgacgaggacgatgatgattaTTACGACGGTAAGAAGACCATATTCTTCAACAGCGCAATATTACGATACAAAATGCTAACTCAAATGCACAGATTGACCAACCGATTCCCTCGTGGAGAGCGAGGGGCCTACTCAAGTCAAACCGTCCGCGCACGATGAGAGCGACATGCCCCACGACCCTTCGGGGCCAGGGGATGCCGCGCCGTTGTCATTTGCTCAAAGGAGCTTGATGCGAGGCGCTGGTCGAGTGCCTTCCCAGACGACGCGACCAAGCCCGCTTCGCACAACTATGACGGCTACTTGAGTTTTATCATTTAAAGGAATGAGGGTAAGCCTACACAACAGCTTGTATATATGTAGgcacatacatatatatgcATCGCATTTTCTTTACATGGCCTCAAACTAATTCCAACGACTCTTAGATGTCGTCTGCATAGCTGGAACCGGCGTGATGATGGGATGGAGTAGATGCTAGGAGGCGCCTTCAGACAAAAGGGAATTTTCGTGCTTACGCGTCCTTGTCAAATTATTAGAGAAGAACGCGTGGCATTTTTTCGACTGAAAAGTTGGCATTTCTATTTTGCCTAGAGACCGATTTCGAAATTAGATAGCTCTCATCTGCAGGACAAAAAGCCAGGAATAGAAATTGACGCTCCTTTGTTGTATCGGGTTGCTAGTTTGACATTCAAAGAGGCGTGCACAGGCGTGAGCTACGAACaactaggtaggtattcTCTAGACACTGCTGGTTACTGAATGCAACTGCATGCACATTTTGTGATGCATCATGCACGCGACTTGACTGCTGCGCCGGTGGTCGGGATAAATGCTGCGTATAAGACTACGTCATCAGTGTAGGCGTAGCGGTGTTATCGATACCGCCGTAGCTGGCGAATCTACATAGCAAACAATAGGTTGTCATTTCGCTGACCCACACCAGGTAATAGCATCCATGCTACTGGGTTGAACCTCCTAACTTGGGGGTAACGCCAAACTATAACTGCCAACGCTGCCTTTGCAAACATCTCAAATCACTGGGAGTTATTTCTGCAGACGCTGCTCTCAATGTCGCACTTGAAGTAGCTTTTGATATTTCCACCGTCACCATGCCAGAAGCCTCCGGCACGACGGCGACCGCGCCGAAACCCGCAGACCGAGCTGTCCCCGTCACTCTCAACGAGGCCGTCCTCGATTCCCCAACATTCCGCGCAACCGCCACTCACTTTGCCGACCaggtcgatgccgtcgaaAAGTGGCTCAATGGATATGTCGGCTCGACATCGAAACTCATGAGCGGCCTCCTCTCTCTCGAAGACACCGTCAACAACTACCTCTCCAAGACGACTCCCTTTCCCGACAATGTCATCGACAATGACTACACACTCCTGGCCCTCAAGCGCACTAGCGAAGGCATGCGAGAACTCTGGACGCAATTGCTCAACACGCAAAAGCGAATGGAGACGGCTGTCGTCGAGCCCATTCGGTCGTTTCTTACTGGGGAGCTGCGGAACTTTAAGGA is part of the Trichoderma atroviride chromosome 1, complete sequence genome and encodes:
- a CDS encoding uncharacterized protein (EggNog:ENOG41); its protein translation is MDSSLPTEVASTIQASHIRRHPDPRQDIAPSTAADKSELVDIHEVKRSHLDDDDHDIPYSVLRPPKKHYNLPPLPDLRFEQSYLRSIESADTWWKVVLTTIKSQVLIPLAQGVLLNLAMAGWQHWNKSARVSGDSVGARFRRWWFGVNNWSLPNSRKRI
- a CDS encoding uncharacterized protein (BUSCO:EOG092D1VPG) encodes the protein MSEPQSGEAEKNIEIWKIKKLVKRLEAARGNGTSMISLVIPPKDQVSRIAKMLAEEYGTASNIKSRVNRQSVLSAITSTQQRLKLYNKVPPNGLVVYCGEILTSEGKERKVNIDFEPFKPINTSLYLCDNKFHTEALAELLESDQKFGFIIMDGNGALFGTLSGNTREIVHKFSVDLPKKHGRGGQSALRFARLREEKRHNYVRKVAELAVQNFITADKVNVAGIILAGSADFKNDLNASDMFDNRLAVKVIKVVDVSYGGENGFNQAIELSAETLGNVKFIQEKKLIGKYFEEISQDTGKVCYGIDDTLKALELGAVETLIIFENLEITRSVLKDSEGTEVILHTTKQQETGNREKFLDKTTGQEMDVVSQESFLEWIAEHYKDFGTNLEFVSDRSTEGNQFVKGFGGIGGILRYKVNFEQLADLDEDDDDYYDD